A stretch of Arachis hypogaea cultivar Tifrunner chromosome 15, arahy.Tifrunner.gnm2.J5K5, whole genome shotgun sequence DNA encodes these proteins:
- the LOC140179010 gene encoding uncharacterized protein — MTVIVSTIEFALFSSNSFFSFDRILHKHVACSIIFITLILQLTSPRHVDEAVDSFTRMLSMRRTPSIIQFNQILGSLAKTHHFPTTISLFQQLQTRGIAPSIVTMNILINCCCGMGRITLAFSILAKIFRMGFQPNTITLNTLIKGLCLCGNVEKALHFHDRVLAHGFHFDQFTYATLINGLGKTGHTAAAIQVLKKIPRYGTVPNVVIYNTIIDSLCKDTLVSEAFHLYSEMLARGISPNVITYNTLIFGLCLVGQLKEAIDLLNHMMLKNITPDVQTYNTLIDGLCKEGNIKDAKSVLAVMTKDAVEPTVVTYNCLMDGHCLVNELNKAKCIFDTMAQIGMAPNIRSYNIIINGLCKSKLMDDALNLFEEMRRKNLVPDTVTYNTLIDGLGKSKRISCASKLLVEMHNKGQPANIITYNSLLDGMFNIKQLDKALMLFNQMKESGIDPNICTYSILIDGLCKSGRLMDAKEIFQDLSIKNHRPNVRTYNIMINGLCKEGLFEEALALLSEMEDNGCSPNAVTFEIVIRALFEKGENDMAEKLLREMIARGLLNG, encoded by the coding sequence CTCACATCCCCTCGCCATGTTGATGAAGCTGTTGATTCCTTCACTCGCATGCTCTCTATGCGTCGCACTCCATCCATTATCCAATTTAACCAGATTTTGGGGTCCCTTGCCAAGACGCACCATTTCCCAACCACCATTTCCCTTTTTCAGCAATTGCAAACCAGGGGAATTGCGCCCAGCATAGTTACTATGAATATTTTAATCAATTGTTGCTGCGGCATGGGTCGGATCACTCTCGCTTTCTCTATATTGGCCAAGATTTTCAGGATGGGTTTTCAGCCAAATACCATAACATTGAATACACTCATTAAAGGTCTCTGTCTCTGTGGTAATGTTGAAAAAGCACTGCACTTTCACGACAGAGTGCTGGCTCATGGATTTCACTTCGACCAATTCACTTATGCAACTTTGATCAATGGGCTCGGTAAGACCGGACACACAGCAGCTGCTATTCAAGTGTTGAAAAAGATCCCACGGTATGGCACTGTTCCTAATGTCGTCATCTACAACACAATTATTGATAGCCTCTGCAAGGATACACTtgtaagtgaggcttttcatttaTATTCTGAAATGCTTGCTAGGGGAATTTCTCCTAATGTCATCACCTATAACACTCTAATTTTTGGATTGTGCCTTGTGGGTCAACTTAAGGAAGCCATTGATTTACTAAATCATATGATGCTGAAAAACATTACTCCAGATGTTCAAACCTATAATACTTTGATTGATGGACTATGTAAGGAGGGAAATATCAAAGATGCTAAGAGTGTGTTGGCTGTGATGACCAAAGATGCTGTGGAACCAACTGTGGTTACTTATAATTGTTTAATGGATGGGCATTGCTTGGTTAACGAATTAAACAAGGCAAAATGTATATTCGACACAATGGCCCAGATAGGAATGGCTCCTAATATCCGAagttacaatattattattaatggctTGTGCAAAAGTAAATTGATGGATGATGCCTTGAATCTCTTTGAAGAGATGCGTCGCAAGAACTTGGTTCCTGACACGGTAACTTACAATACTCTAATTGATGGCTTGGGAAAATCAAAGAGAATCTCTTGTGCTTCAAAGCTTCTTGTTGAGATGCATAATAAAGGTCAACCTGCTAATATAATCACTTACAATTCCTTGTTGGATGGGATGTTCAATATCAAACAACTTGACAAGGCACTTATGTTATTTAATCAGATGAAAGAGAGTGGCATTGATCCAAATATATGCACGTACAGTATACTTATTGATGGCCTATGTAAAAGTGGAAGACTTATGGATGCAAAAGAGATTTTTCAAGATCTTTCCATTAAAAACCATCGTCCAAATGTGAGAACATACAATATTATGATCAATGGGCTCTGCAAAGAGGGCTTATTTGAAGAAGCATTGGCCCTGCTGTCTGAAATGGAAGACAATGGTTGCTCACCAAATGCTGTGACTTTTGAAATCGTTATTCGTGCTTTGTTCGAAAAAGGTGAGAATGACATGGCGGAGAAACTTCTTCGGGAAATGATTGCTAGAGGCTTATTGAATGGATGA
- the LOC112751112 gene encoding probable serine/threonine-protein kinase SIS8 translates to MKVKDVSLYMIDAAKENPHLAQKLHDVLLESGVIAPPNLFSEVYHELGSPTEEKDEHKPESGQETQVDKNLGPTLPHQRVHPKGSSNSQPEHSKPVEGLGINLLLDPKLADVQHTPSQVTHGKNVPVAAAAAAAAAVVASSMVAAETKSNTDSNIELPVAAAATATAAAVVATTAAVSKQYEQGSRSDGHMDGTGYEPKGSGDGENIVVGANSEGDRISDRSIVSNASTKSDFTLEDVAEYDIPVEEITLGERIGLGSYGEVYCGEWRGTEVAVKRFLDQDISGESLEEFTSQVQIMKRLRHPNVVLFMGAVTRRPHLSIVTEFLPRGSLYRLIHRPNNQLDERRRLRMALDIA, encoded by the exons ATGAAAGTCAAAGATGTTTCATTATATATGATTGATGCTGCCAAGGAAAATCCTCACTTAGCTCAAAAACTACATGATGTTTTACTTGAAAGTGGTGTCATTGCTCCTCCAAATTTATTTTCTGAAGTTTATCACGAGTTAGGCTCCCCAActgaagaaaaagatgaacaCAAACCAGAAAGTGGACAAGAGACTCAGGTTGACAAAAATCTCGGTCCTACTTTGCCTCACCAAAGAGTTCATCCGAAAGGAAGTTCAAACAGCCAGCCGGAGCACTCTAAGCCTGTTGAAGGTTTAGGAATAAACCTTCTTCTTGATCCGAAGTTAGCAGATGTACAACATACACCATCCCAGGTAACACATGGGAAAAATGTTCCAGTTGCGGCGGCTGCAGCAGCAGCTGCTGCTGTTGTTGCTTCCTCTATGGTAGCTGCTGAAACAAAGTCAAACACTGACTCGAACATTGAGCTTCCAGTAGCTGCAGCGGCCACTGCAACTGCTGCAGCTGTAGTAGCAACCACTGCAGCTGTCAGCAAACAGTATGAGCAAGGCAGTCGAAGTGACGGACACATGGATGGCACTGGTTATGAGCCGAAGGGTAGTGGTGATGGTGAGAATATTGTGGTAGGAGCAAATTCAGAAGGTGATAGAATATCTGATAGATCTATAGTAAGCAATGCCAGTACAAAATCTGATTTTACACTTGAAGATGTTGCCGAGTATGACATTCCGGTTGAGGAAATCACATTGGGTGAACGTATCGGACTTG GATCGTATGGGGAGGTATACTGTGGTGAATGGCGTGGAACA GAAGTTGCTGTAAAAAGATTTCTTGATCAAGATATATCTGGTGAATCACTTGAAGAATTCACAAGTCAG GTTCAAATAATGAAAAGACTGAGGCATCCAAATGTTGTTCTCTTCATGGGAGCAGTTACTCGACGTCCGCATCTTTCTATTGTTACTGAATTTCTTCCCAG AGGAAGTTTGTACAGACTAATTCATCGACCAAAcaatcaattagatgagcgaagGAGGTTGAGGATGGCCCTTGATATT GCCTGA
- the LOC112751108 gene encoding probable serine/threonine-protein kinase SIS8, translated as MKVKDVSLYMIDAAKENPHLAQKLHDVLLESGVIAPPNLFSEIYNELGSPTEEKDEHKPESGQETTLRHHRVHPKGSSSSQPEHSKPVEGLGINHLLDPKLAAVQHTPSQVTYGKNIPVAAAAAAAAAVVATSMVAAVPKSNTDSNIELPVAAAATATASAVVATTAAVSKQYEQGSRSDGHMDGTGYEPKGSGDGENIVVGAN; from the coding sequence ATGAAAGTCAAAGATGTTTCATTATATATGATTGATGCTGCCAAGGAAAATCCTCACTTAGCTCAAAAACTACATGATGTTCTACTTGAAAGTGGTGTCATTGCTCCTCCaaatttattttctgaaatttataACGAGTTAGGCTCCCCAActgaagaaaaagatgaacaCAAACCAGAAAGTGGACAAGAGACTACTTTGCGTCACCACAGAGTTCATCCGAAAGGAAGTTCAAGCAGCCAGCCAGAGCACTCTAAGCCTGTTGAAGGTTTAGGAATAAACCACCTTCTTGATCCGAAGTTAGCAGCTGTACAACATACACCATCCCAGGTAACATATGGGAAAAATATTCCAGTTGCGGCGGCTGCAGCAGCAGCTGCTGCTGTTGTTGCTACCTCTATGGTAGCTGCTGTACCAAAGTCAAACACTGACTCAAACATTGAGCTTCCAGTAGCTGCAGCGGCCACTGCAACTGCTTCAGCTGTAGTAGCAACCACTGCAGCTGTCAGCAAACAGTATGAGCAAGGCAGTCGAAGTGACGGACACATGGATGGCACTGGTTATGAGCCGAAGGGTAGTGGTGATGGTGAGAATATTGTGGTAGGAGCAAATTAA